One segment of Pseudophryne corroboree isolate aPseCor3 chromosome 10, aPseCor3.hap2, whole genome shotgun sequence DNA contains the following:
- the AP5B1 gene encoding AP-5 complex subunit beta-1 isoform X2, with protein sequence MLNLLIEFPTLLCPDKTTGEITTEILMNIFQQMSTSIKSISLKCHLLLAVETILIITDNFNWNCKAAQEFASLLMHIISDINDKKQGAANRPLRVTACECLRELENCYPGLLSQRLEQLYSMQQQEITSAHQSYTLLYSITLKDAIQLLAQKEGPSQGTLKQMLMSNGSFVWNATKDMRELHPASGEQLFLLPSNNETKELKSILALLLEDSYLFTAVCQNTLFWQIIQIVALVRTISPVIFKSQLVRLFGTKDISCFHSILQMKAVFTDSLFTAEDEHFLLQRLVGMTQHPLLFTPVKLFYLDCLLHFPENRPLNSNPGENLPVLLTVQMTSSLFPNIFNDYSTMLCRQNLLSMVYLENEGFHAERGIGYLFEHLLSLYSMVDKKVDREVTATFFRAVYLFVQYFHFCEQHMDNLRESLLDLYKRNSCLAPYFINLINQTQILLEFQTWPISLSKALQKQIVDLRMDRLSMNNLHWHLKILSKVAQENTIPQRSTVEFLRHVVLHSDLCQKGDWGLGNALLSVCKYVLQHEHLDIVFMDLANLLQYLMHHFEDIDIKDHSRLYYILLTNVSSEKLWKILNMSPTSGQTKARSLSSIMTESENFSTLLTIHNTEKTLLQLCPVLDNANIFPPSEEASREESTITECSLQDYYQQLADHRAFLLTLKYHLIFKGDIEEKYHKLFCIVLQFDLTDSHYEPIGDINVPCLYNDRNPPVVTVNLVPKDPYPSFLLVNATYSTHDGLTYHTRLDPLHLTFPELFVPLPAYSPMGARCHLFGKLWDALKPDDHNHCAESIFCYKMSESSFHNIVQSHFSRFLVSYHDQEYKIGILLPPQFHILMQACISKDIARFEIRTDNWKLLLHLNTHLLHVSCND encoded by the coding sequence ATGCTGAATCTCCTTATAGAGTTCCCTACATTGCTATGCCCAGACAAGACAACGGGAGAGATTACCACAGAGATTCTTATGAATATTTTTCAACAGATGTCAACTTCCATCAAAAGTATATCTTTAAAATGCCACCTCCTGCTAGCAGTTGAAACCATTTTGATTATTACTGATAACTTCAATTGGAATTGCAAAGCAGCACAAGAGTTTGCTTCCCTGCTAATGCACATCATATCGGACATCAATGACAAGAAGCAAGGTGCAGCCAACAGGCCCTTGCGTGTTACAGCTTGTGAATGTCTGCGAGAATTGGAAAATTGTTATCCTGGGCTTCTCTCTCAGAGGCTGGAACAGCTATACTCTATGCAACAACAAGAGATTACAAGTGCACATCAGTCATACACATTACTCTACAGTATAACATTAAAGGATGCAATTCAGCTTTTAGCACAGAAAGAGGGTCCATCTCAGGGCACCCTTAAGCAAATGCTTATGAGCAATGGTAGCTTTGTATGGAATGCCACCAAAGACATGAGGGAACTACATCCTGCTTCAGGAGAACAACTTTTCCTGCTTCCATCCAATAACGAGACAAAAGAATTGAAGTCTATCTTGGCTTTGTTATTAGAGGACTCCTATCTATTCACAGCTGTGTGCCAAAACACACTGTTTTGGCAAATTATACAGATTGTGGCCCTAGTTCGCACCATATCACCTGTGATTTTTAAATCACAGCTTGTACGTCTGTTTGGCACAAAGGATATATCATGTTTTCACAGTATTCTTCAAATGAAAGCGGTGTTTACAGATAGTCTCTTCACAGCAGAGGATGAACACTTCCTCCTTCAGAGGCTTGTGGGGATGACCCAACACCCACTTCTCTTCACACCAGTCAAACTATTCTACTTGGACTGTCTGTTACATTTTCCAGAAAATAGACCTCTTAATTCCAACCCTGGTGAGAACTTGCCTGTTCTACTCACTGTCCAAATGACATCGTCTTTGTTCCCTAATATTTTCAATGACTATAGCACAATGCTCTGCAGGCAGAATTTATTAAGCATGGTTTACCTGGAAAATGAGGGCTTTCATGCTGAGCGGGGCATCGGATACTTGTTTGAACATCTATTGTCCCTATATAGTATGGTTGACAAAAAGGTGGACAGAGAGGTCACTGCTACTTTTTTCCGTGCTGTATATCTGTTTGTTCAATACTttcatttttgtgagcagcatatgGATAATCTAAGAGAGAGCCTTTTAGATTTATATAAGCGCAACAGTTGTTTGGCACCTTATTTTATTAACCTAATTAATCAAACGCAGATTTTACTTGAATTTCAGACTTGGCCAATCTCCTTGTCAAAGGCATTACAAAAGCAAATTGTTGATCTTCGTATGGACAGGTTGAGCATGAATAACCTTCATTGGCATCTTAAAATTCTTTCAAAAGTAGCTCAAGAGAATACAATTCCTCAGAGAAGTACAGTAGAGTTCTTGAGGCATGTGGTGCTTCATTCTGATCTGTGTCAAAAAGGAGACTGGGGTTTGGGTAATGCTCTCTTGTCCGTGTGTAAGTATGTGCTCCAACACGAACATCTTGATATTGTATTCATGGACTTGGCAAATCTCTTACAGTATCTGATGCATCATTTTGAAGACATCGATATCAAAGACCATTCACGTTTGTATTACATTCTCCTTACCAATGTGTCCAGTGAGAAGCTTTGGAAAATTCTGAACATGTCTCCCACAAGTGGTCAAACCAAAGCCAGATCCTTGTCTTCTATTATGACAGAAAGTGAGAATTTCTCCACCTTATTGACCATTCACAACACAGAAAAAACTCTTCTCCAGTTATGTCCAGTTCTTGATAATGCAAATATTTTCCCGCCTAGTGAAGAAGCATCTAGAGAGGAAAGTACAATAACTGAATGCTCTCTTCAAGactactatcagcaacttgcagacCACCGTGCCTTTTTGCTTACATTAAAGTACCATTTGATTTTCAAAGGAGACATTGAAGAAAAGTACCATAAATTGTTCTGTATTGTACTTCAGTTTGATCTGACAGATAGCCATTATGAACCAATAGGTGACATAAATGTTCCATGCCTGTACAACGATCGAAATCCACCTGTTGTCACTGTTAATTTGGTTCCCAAGGACCCCTATCCATCtttcctgttggtgaatgccacatATAGTACTCATGATGGACTAACTTATCATACAAGGCTTGATCCACTACACTTAACATTCCCAGAACTTTTTGTCCCTTTGCCTGCTTATTCCCCAATGGGTGCTCGGTGCCATCTGTTTGGCAAGCTCTGGGATGCCTTGAAGCCAGATGATCATAACCATTGTGCAGAGAGCATATTCTGTTACAAGATGTCAGAATCTTCTTTTCATAATATTGTGCAGTCTCATTTCTCCAGATTTCTGGTCTCTTATCATGATCAGGAATACAAAATTGGTATTCTTCTACCCCCACAGTTTCATATATTAATGCAGGCTTGCATTTCTAAGGACATTGCTCGCTTTGAGATTAGAACTGATAACTGGAAATTACTGCTGCATCTAAACACTCACCTCCTTCATGTGTCCTGTAATGATTAG
- the AP5B1 gene encoding AP-5 complex subunit beta-1 isoform X1 produces MSLRNNVSWTKNVSSFCYNPKSYLSNTAAESFLDELLKDLKSESLNDQTKISMLNLLIEFPTLLCPDKTTGEITTEILMNIFQQMSTSIKSISLKCHLLLAVETILIITDNFNWNCKAAQEFASLLMHIISDINDKKQGAANRPLRVTACECLRELENCYPGLLSQRLEQLYSMQQQEITSAHQSYTLLYSITLKDAIQLLAQKEGPSQGTLKQMLMSNGSFVWNATKDMRELHPASGEQLFLLPSNNETKELKSILALLLEDSYLFTAVCQNTLFWQIIQIVALVRTISPVIFKSQLVRLFGTKDISCFHSILQMKAVFTDSLFTAEDEHFLLQRLVGMTQHPLLFTPVKLFYLDCLLHFPENRPLNSNPGENLPVLLTVQMTSSLFPNIFNDYSTMLCRQNLLSMVYLENEGFHAERGIGYLFEHLLSLYSMVDKKVDREVTATFFRAVYLFVQYFHFCEQHMDNLRESLLDLYKRNSCLAPYFINLINQTQILLEFQTWPISLSKALQKQIVDLRMDRLSMNNLHWHLKILSKVAQENTIPQRSTVEFLRHVVLHSDLCQKGDWGLGNALLSVCKYVLQHEHLDIVFMDLANLLQYLMHHFEDIDIKDHSRLYYILLTNVSSEKLWKILNMSPTSGQTKARSLSSIMTESENFSTLLTIHNTEKTLLQLCPVLDNANIFPPSEEASREESTITECSLQDYYQQLADHRAFLLTLKYHLIFKGDIEEKYHKLFCIVLQFDLTDSHYEPIGDINVPCLYNDRNPPVVTVNLVPKDPYPSFLLVNATYSTHDGLTYHTRLDPLHLTFPELFVPLPAYSPMGARCHLFGKLWDALKPDDHNHCAESIFCYKMSESSFHNIVQSHFSRFLVSYHDQEYKIGILLPPQFHILMQACISKDIARFEIRTDNWKLLLHLNTHLLHVSCND; encoded by the coding sequence attTCAATGCTGAATCTCCTTATAGAGTTCCCTACATTGCTATGCCCAGACAAGACAACGGGAGAGATTACCACAGAGATTCTTATGAATATTTTTCAACAGATGTCAACTTCCATCAAAAGTATATCTTTAAAATGCCACCTCCTGCTAGCAGTTGAAACCATTTTGATTATTACTGATAACTTCAATTGGAATTGCAAAGCAGCACAAGAGTTTGCTTCCCTGCTAATGCACATCATATCGGACATCAATGACAAGAAGCAAGGTGCAGCCAACAGGCCCTTGCGTGTTACAGCTTGTGAATGTCTGCGAGAATTGGAAAATTGTTATCCTGGGCTTCTCTCTCAGAGGCTGGAACAGCTATACTCTATGCAACAACAAGAGATTACAAGTGCACATCAGTCATACACATTACTCTACAGTATAACATTAAAGGATGCAATTCAGCTTTTAGCACAGAAAGAGGGTCCATCTCAGGGCACCCTTAAGCAAATGCTTATGAGCAATGGTAGCTTTGTATGGAATGCCACCAAAGACATGAGGGAACTACATCCTGCTTCAGGAGAACAACTTTTCCTGCTTCCATCCAATAACGAGACAAAAGAATTGAAGTCTATCTTGGCTTTGTTATTAGAGGACTCCTATCTATTCACAGCTGTGTGCCAAAACACACTGTTTTGGCAAATTATACAGATTGTGGCCCTAGTTCGCACCATATCACCTGTGATTTTTAAATCACAGCTTGTACGTCTGTTTGGCACAAAGGATATATCATGTTTTCACAGTATTCTTCAAATGAAAGCGGTGTTTACAGATAGTCTCTTCACAGCAGAGGATGAACACTTCCTCCTTCAGAGGCTTGTGGGGATGACCCAACACCCACTTCTCTTCACACCAGTCAAACTATTCTACTTGGACTGTCTGTTACATTTTCCAGAAAATAGACCTCTTAATTCCAACCCTGGTGAGAACTTGCCTGTTCTACTCACTGTCCAAATGACATCGTCTTTGTTCCCTAATATTTTCAATGACTATAGCACAATGCTCTGCAGGCAGAATTTATTAAGCATGGTTTACCTGGAAAATGAGGGCTTTCATGCTGAGCGGGGCATCGGATACTTGTTTGAACATCTATTGTCCCTATATAGTATGGTTGACAAAAAGGTGGACAGAGAGGTCACTGCTACTTTTTTCCGTGCTGTATATCTGTTTGTTCAATACTttcatttttgtgagcagcatatgGATAATCTAAGAGAGAGCCTTTTAGATTTATATAAGCGCAACAGTTGTTTGGCACCTTATTTTATTAACCTAATTAATCAAACGCAGATTTTACTTGAATTTCAGACTTGGCCAATCTCCTTGTCAAAGGCATTACAAAAGCAAATTGTTGATCTTCGTATGGACAGGTTGAGCATGAATAACCTTCATTGGCATCTTAAAATTCTTTCAAAAGTAGCTCAAGAGAATACAATTCCTCAGAGAAGTACAGTAGAGTTCTTGAGGCATGTGGTGCTTCATTCTGATCTGTGTCAAAAAGGAGACTGGGGTTTGGGTAATGCTCTCTTGTCCGTGTGTAAGTATGTGCTCCAACACGAACATCTTGATATTGTATTCATGGACTTGGCAAATCTCTTACAGTATCTGATGCATCATTTTGAAGACATCGATATCAAAGACCATTCACGTTTGTATTACATTCTCCTTACCAATGTGTCCAGTGAGAAGCTTTGGAAAATTCTGAACATGTCTCCCACAAGTGGTCAAACCAAAGCCAGATCCTTGTCTTCTATTATGACAGAAAGTGAGAATTTCTCCACCTTATTGACCATTCACAACACAGAAAAAACTCTTCTCCAGTTATGTCCAGTTCTTGATAATGCAAATATTTTCCCGCCTAGTGAAGAAGCATCTAGAGAGGAAAGTACAATAACTGAATGCTCTCTTCAAGactactatcagcaacttgcagacCACCGTGCCTTTTTGCTTACATTAAAGTACCATTTGATTTTCAAAGGAGACATTGAAGAAAAGTACCATAAATTGTTCTGTATTGTACTTCAGTTTGATCTGACAGATAGCCATTATGAACCAATAGGTGACATAAATGTTCCATGCCTGTACAACGATCGAAATCCACCTGTTGTCACTGTTAATTTGGTTCCCAAGGACCCCTATCCATCtttcctgttggtgaatgccacatATAGTACTCATGATGGACTAACTTATCATACAAGGCTTGATCCACTACACTTAACATTCCCAGAACTTTTTGTCCCTTTGCCTGCTTATTCCCCAATGGGTGCTCGGTGCCATCTGTTTGGCAAGCTCTGGGATGCCTTGAAGCCAGATGATCATAACCATTGTGCAGAGAGCATATTCTGTTACAAGATGTCAGAATCTTCTTTTCATAATATTGTGCAGTCTCATTTCTCCAGATTTCTGGTCTCTTATCATGATCAGGAATACAAAATTGGTATTCTTCTACCCCCACAGTTTCATATATTAATGCAGGCTTGCATTTCTAAGGACATTGCTCGCTTTGAGATTAGAACTGATAACTGGAAATTACTGCTGCATCTAAACACTCACCTCCTTCATGTGTCCTGTAATGATTAG